DNA from Acidobacteriota bacterium:
CGCCCTTCGAGATGCCGTCGTGGGCCACTGGGTCGAGGACGACGCCGAAGTCGAGGCCGAAGCCGGCGCCCGGTGACATCTCCTTGACATCGCGGGGCAGGTGGTTCAGGTGCATCAGCCTGACGGTCGAGGGCGCCAGGATGCGCACGCCATCCAGTTCGCCGCCGTTGAGCAGCATCTGGGAGAACCGCATGTAGTCCATCGTGGTCGACACCAGGCCGCCTCCTCCGGAGAGGTGAGCGGGCGGATCGAAGTAGCTGCGGCGTCCGCCGAAGCCCTCCTGGGCCAGCAGCTTGCCGTCCTCGTCGTGAGTGTAGACCTGGGCGAAGCGGTCCGCCTTGTCCGCGGCTACGTGGAAGGCGGTGTCGTTCATGCCCAGCGGGACGAACAGGCGTTCGTTCAGGAACTCGTCGAAGGGTTGGCCCGACAGGACCTCGACCAGGTATCCCTGGACGTCGACAGCGACGCTGTAGTGCCACCTCGAACCCGGCTGGTAGAGCAGCGGGATCTTCGAGAGTTCGTCGACCATCTCCTTGAGCGTCTGGTCCGGGTCGACGATGACGCCCGCCTCCCTGTACATCGCGTCAACCTGGGTGTCCGAGAAGATGCCGTAGCTGAGCCCCGCCGTGTGGCTCATCAGCTCGCGGATGGTCATCGGGTGGTCGGCCGGCTCAGTGATCGGCTGGCCGTTCGGCCCGTCCTCCTTGGCGACGACGAGTCCCTCAAACTCGGGGATGTAACGGTGGACCGGGTCGGAGAGCCGGAACTTGCCTTCCTCGTAGAGGATCATCAGCGCCACGCCGGTGATCGGCTTGGTCATCGAGTAGATGCGGAAGATCACGTCCTCGCTCATTTCGGACCCCGCCTCGAGGTCGCGGTGGCCGAAGGTGCCGAAGTGGGCGATCTTGCCCTGGCGGGAGATCATCGTCGTGATGCCGGCGAGGAGACCGTCGTCGACCAGGCCCTGCATCGCGTCGTCGAGCCGTGCGAGCCGGTCGCTCGACATGCCGACTTCTTCGGGCGCTACGCGCGCCAGATCGCGGGGTCCCTGGGTCGGGACGTCGGCCCGCGTCTGGTCGCAGGCGACGAGACCGAGGCTCAGGAAGGCGACGGCGAGGAGCGCGGTCACCAGGCGGGAAACTTGGGCGGAACGAGTCATGGAACTCTCCCTTGACGGAGGGTGAACTGGGAGTTTGAGAAACGGCAAGACTAGCAGTCTCGAGGGGTTCCGGGGCCTTGCTCCTCAGCGTCAAGGAGGCCGCGCGTTGACGGTTGGTCGCTGCTACGATCGGTGACTTCCCGATGGAGAAAACGATCGACAGGCCGAAGCTCGCGCGGGACATCATGGTGACCAGGCTGGTCACGGTGCATCCACGCACTCATGTGTTCGACGGCATCGCGGCGTTGCTCCGCCACCGGATCACCGGCGCGCCGGTGATCGGCGAACGCCATCGCTATCTCGGCATGCTGTCGGAGAAGAGCTGCCTGACGGTTCTGACCGTGACGGCGCGCGCGGCGGACGAGCGCGGGCTGGCAGCGAGCCGACGTTCGCAGTCTCAGGACTTCATGGCGAAGCGCCTGGTCACGCTCCGGGCCGGCATACCGGCGCTCGACGCGATCGCCCTCCTGCTGAAGAACCGGATCTCGGGCGCGCCGGTGGTGGACCCGTCCTCCGGCCGTTTCCTGGGCGTCTTCTCCGAGAAGTTCTCGATGGACGTGCTGCTCGGCCTCGCCTACGACCAGTTGCCCGCGGCGCCCGTGGATGCGTTCATGAACACGGACTTCGGACGGGTGATCGACGGCAGCGAGCCGTTACTCGAGATCGCGCAGCGTTTTCTCGATACGCCTTACCGGCGCCTGCCGGTGGTCCGGGACGAGACGCTCGTCGGGCAGGTGAGCCGCCGGGACGTTCTGAACGCCTCGCACCATCTGACCGCGGCGATCGACGGCCGACGGTCCATCCTGCGCGAGCGCAGCAGTGAACTCGGCCTGGAGGATCTGGCGGCGCCGGAGGAAGAAGCGGACCCGGCCGAGTTCGAACTCGACTCCACGGATGCGTCGGCCTTCATGGACCGCAAGGCGCGCACGATCTCCGAGGACACCGACCTCCTGAGCATCGCGCGCATCTTCAAGAGCACGCCGTACCGCCGCCTGCCGGTGCTGCGGGGCCGCCGGCTCGTTGGCCAGATCAGTCGCCGTGACGTGCTTGCCGCCACCCACGGCCTGCTGGTGCGCGCGCCGCAGCCCGGCCAGGCGTTGCTCTACCTGAGCGCTGTCGTCGACTCCGGTGAGCGGCCGTCCCTGTCCTGAACACGAGCCCCTGAGCAGGCACCACCCGTGAAGCGAGCCGACCGCCGTACCCTGCCCGAAGGAGGAGACATGTCCCATCCGCCCATCGAACCGTCGGGGCAGGCGCGCCGGGGTCTGTTCGCACTGCTTGGCCTTGCGGCCCTTGTGCTGCTGGCCGCGGGGCCGGCCGTAGCCGCGGCGGACGACGACGAGCCGAAGCTGGTGGAGCCGGCGCCATCGCGACCGGACGGCGAGGGCGAAGGGCCATTCGACCGTCTGATCCTGCGCGGCGTGATGGTAGTCGACGGCACCGGCGCACCGCCCATGGGACCGGTGGACATCGTCATCGAGGGGAACCGGATCGAACAGATCCAGAGTCTCGGCATGGCCAACACCGAGATCGACGAGAGCAGGCGCCCCAAGGACGCCGACTACGAGCTCGATCTCTCCGGTTCCTGGGTGCTGCCGGGACTCATCGACCTCCACGTCCACACCGGCGGCGTGCCGAAGGCGCCGCGTGCCGAGTACGTGTACAAGCTGTGGCTGGCGCACGGCATCACGACGGCGCGCGGCGTGCCTACCGGGCCGCTGGAGTGGGACCTGAGCGAGAAGGAGCGGAGCCGCAGGAACGAGATCACCGCGCCGCGGTTCGTCTCGTATCAGCGTCCGGGTAGCGGCAAGGAGTGGAAGGACCGGGACATTCGCACTCCCACGGACGCCCGCGAGTGGGTGCGATACGCCCACGAGAAGGGCGTTGACGGTCTGAAGCTCGGTGCCTTCCCGCCGAAGATCATGGCGGCGCTGCTCGACGAGGCCGGCAGCCTGGGAATGGGGTCGACCGCTCATCTCGACCAGATGGGGGTCGGCAACATGAACGCGATCGACTCCGCGCGGCTGGGACTGGTCGGGATGACCCACTTCTACGGCCTGTTCGAGTCGATGTACGAGGGTGCCGACGTGCAGCCCTGGCCGGCCGAGATGAACTACATGGACGAGCAGTTCCGCTTCGGCCAGGTGGCGCGGCAGTGGAGGCTGGTCGAGCCCGGAGGCGAGCGCTGGAACGCCCTGCTGGAGGAGTTCCTGGATCTCGACTTCTTCATCAACCCGACGATGACGATCTACTCCGCCAGTCGCGACGTGATGCGGGCGCGAAACGCCGACTGGCACGCGGACTACACGCTGCCCAGCCTGGCCGAGTTCTACGCTCCCAGCCGCCTGGACCACGGCTCCTACTGGTTCTACTGGACGACGGCGGACGAGGTGGCCTGGAAGAACTTCTACCGCGTCTGGATGCGGTTCCTGAACGAGTACAAGAACCGCGGCGGCCGGGTCACCGTCGGTTCGGATTCGGGGTTCATCTACCAGACCTACGGTTTCGGCACGATCCTCGAACTCGAGATGCTGCAGGAGGCAGGCTTCCATCCGCTCGAGGTGATCCGCTCGGCGACGATGCACGGCGCCGAGGAACTGGTGAAGGCGAGCGGCGAAGACATCGAGTTCGGGATCGTGCGGGAGGGGATGCTCGCCGATCTCCTCGTCGTGGACGAGAACCCGATCGCCAACCTGAAGGTGCTCTACGGTACCGGTGCCGTCCGGCTGAACGACGACACCGGCCGCCCCGAGCGGGTCGGCGGCGTGCGCTACACGATCAAGGACGGCATCGTCTATGACGCGAAGAAGCTGCTCGCGGACGTGGCGGATATGGTTGCCGCCGCCAGGATGCAGTCCGGGAGCCCGCTGCAGGAGACGACGGGAGGAGCCCGGCCCTAGCGACCGAGCGCAGACGCCGCCGCCCGAACAGACAGAGAACAGGGAGAACCCAGTGAAACAGACACTCGTCAAGCAAGCAGTCGTCGTCCTGATCGTCGCCGCCCTTCTCGCCTCGCCGCTGTCGGCGGGTTCCGAGACGAAGGTCCACGCCGACGTCGTATACGGCCACAAGATGGGCATGGCGCTCACGTTCGATGTGCTCGTGCCGGCCGAGCAGAACGGCGCGGCCGTCCTCTTCATGGTCAGCGGCGGCTGGTTCTCCCGCTGGTCCGACCCGCACCGGATTGCGTCCGGCGAAGGCCGGCAGTTCGGCGCGGTCGGCGATCTCCTGGACCACGGTTACGCGGTGTTCATGGTCCGCCACGGCTCGGCGCCGCTGTTCAAGGTGCCCGAGGCCGTCGCGGACGTGCGCCGCGCGGTGCGCTACATCCGCCTGAACGCGGGTGACTACGGCGTGGACGCGGACCGGATGGGCGTCTTCGGCGGCAGCGCCGGCGGTCACCTGTCGCTCATGCTCGGCAACGCCTCGGACGAAGGAAACTCCGAGAGCAACGACCCGATCGAGCAGACCGGCAACCGGGTGGCGGCCGTCGTCGCCTACTTCCCGCCGGTCGACCTGCAGGGGATCGCCGGGCCGAACGAGCGCTTCCCGGCCCTCGACTTCGATCCCGCGAAGGCCGCCGACATCTCGCCGGTCCTGTTCGTCAGCGAGGACGATCCGCCGACCCTGCTGATCCACGGCGACCGGGACGAACTCGTGCCGCTCTCCAACAGCGCACGGATCAAGGCCGCCTTCGATGAGGCGAACGTCACCTCGAAGCTGATCGTGATCGAGGGCGCCGCCCACGGTTTCCGCGGCGAAGACGGCGAGCGCGCGTCGAGCGCGCTCGTCGCCTGGTTCAACGAGCACCTGGGGGTTTCGGCCGACTGACCTAGGTCAGGACGTCCAGTTCCCCTTCGCCGTACCGGGCGCGCAGGACCTTCTTGTCGAACTTGCCGACGCTGGTCTTGGGGACCTCGTCGATGAAGGTCCAGCGCTCGGGCAACCACCAGCGGGCGACGCGGTCGGCCAGGTAGTTCCGGAGTTCGCCGGGGTCGGCGTCGGCGCCGTCGTTGAGCACGACGCAGGCGAGGGGCCGCTCGTCCCAGCGGTCGTCCGGCACGCCGACCACGGCGGCCTCGGCGACGGCCGGGTGTCCCATCAGCTCGTTCTCGAGATCGACCGAGGAGATCCACTCGCCGCCCGACTTGATGACGTCCTTGGCGCGGTCGGTGATCTGCAGGAAGCCCTTCGGGTCGATCGAGGCGACGTCGCCGGTCCTGAGCCAGCCGTCGTGGAACTTCTCGGGGTCGTCGTCGAGGTAGTACGAGCCGGTAATCCACGGCCCGCGGATCTCGATCTCGCCGACCGCTTCGCCGTCCCAGGGCATCTCTTCGCCGTCGTCGTTGCAGATACGGATCTCCACGCCGGAGATGATGCGGCCGGTCTTGACCCGCCAGTCGACCTCTTCCTCGCGCGGGGTGCCGCGTGGAGGAATGGCCATGGCCGCGAGCGGTGAGGTCTCGGTCATGCCCCAGCCCTGGATGATGTCGACGCCGAAGCGGTCGCGGAAGCCCTCGATGAGCGAGCGGGGCACGGCCGAGCCGCCGCAGAGGACGGCGCGGAAGGAGGAGAAGTCGACCTCGTGTTGCTCCGAGTAGCGGAGGACTTCGTTCCAGATCGTCGGCACCGCGCCGGAAAGGGTCGGCCGGTGCTCGGCGATGATCCGGCACAGGGGCTCCGCTTGCAGGAAACGGTCGGGCATGACGAAGTCGGCGCCGGTGAACCAGCCGACGTGGGGCAGGCCCCAGGCGTTGGCGTGGAACATCGGCACGATGGCCAGGATGCTGTCCGCCTGGCTGATGCCGAGCGCGCCGCCGGAGGCGACGCCGAGTGCGTGAAGGAAGGACGAACGGTGGCTGTAGGCGACTCCCTTTGGGTTGCCGGTCGTGCCGCTCGTGTAGCACATGGCGCAGGCGGCCCGCTCGTCGATCTCCGGCCAGTCGAACTCCGTGGGCTGGCCCTCGATCAGTTCGTGGTAGCGGTGGATCGAGGCGCCGCCTGCCCTGAGCGGCGAGGCGTCGCCGTCGCCGACGACGATGAAGTGCTCGACCGTTTCGAGGTCGGCCGCGACCTGGCCGATGAGCGGCACCAGCGAGTCGTCGACGATCACCACGCGGTCCTCGGCGTGGTTCGTGACGTAGGTCAACTGTTCCGGGAACAGGCGGATGTTCAGGGTGTGAAGCACGGCGCCCATGCAGGGGATCGCGAAGTAGGCCTCCAGGTGTTCCTGGTTGTTCCAGGCGAAGGTGCCGACCCGGTCTCCCGGCTCGATGCCGAGGCCCTTGAGCGCGTGGGCGAGTTGGGCGCTGCGCTCCGCGACTTCGGCGTAGGTGCCGATGCGTGCGCCGTCCGCCTGGCAGGTGATGATTCGGCTGTTTCGGTGCACGCGGCGTCCGTGATCGAAGATCATCCGGATCGTCAGCGGGAAGTCCATCATCGTGCTGAGTGTCATCGCGTCGCTCCAGGGTCTGGGGAAGGGTGCGGTGTCGACGGAGCGGTACCTTAGCGAGTTCTGGCGGGCGTACCGGGTCTTTCTGCGTAGACTCCGCCGGTGGATCCCGTTCGGCTGGAACTGTTCTCGAACCGGTTCGCCGCCATCGCGTCCGAGATGGGCGTGATGCTGCAGCGGACGGCGATGTCGGTAAACGTCAAGGAGCGTCTCGACTTCTCGTGCGGGATGCTCGACGCGGAAGGGCGGGTGCTGGTCAACGCGCCCCACATTCCGGTCCACCTCGGCGCGCTCGGCGAATGCGTGCGACGGGTAGCAGCGGAACTCGAGCTCGGCGCCGGCGACGTCGCGGTGACGAACCACCCGGGCTACGGTGGATCCCACCTGCCCGACATCACGGTCATTTCTCCCGTCTTCGTGGACGGCAGGTTGCTCGGCTACGTTGCCAACCGGGCACACCACGCCGAGCTGGGCGGCATCCGGCCGGGCTCGATGCCGCCCGAGGCCCGCAGCCTGGCGGAAGAGGGCGTGGTCATCGCGCCTCAGTACCTTGTACGGGCGGGGGAGCCGCAGTGGGAGCGGATCGAGGCCTTGCTGGCCGGCGGCCCGGCCCCCTCCCGCTCGGTGGCGGAGAACCTGGCCGACCTGGGCGCGGCGGTGGCCGCCAACCGTCGCGGCGTGGCGGCCTTGCGCGAACTCGCCGCGGGCGCCGGCGAGGAGGAGGTGCGCCGCTACATGTCGGCGCTCTTCTCGCGCGCCGCCGACCGGATGCGGTCGGCGCTGGAGGACCACGTTCGGAGCACGGGCCGCCAGTCGTTTCACGCCCGGGAACGGCTTGACGACGGTTCGCCGATCGAAGTCGCGGTGACAGTGGATCGCGGTTCGGCGCGGATCGACTTCACGGAGAGTGCACCTGTCCACGTCGGCAACCTGAACGCGACGCCGGCGATCGTGCGGAGCGCGACGATCTACGTGCTGCGGTTGCTGATCGGGGTGCCGCTCCAACTCAACGAGGGGCTGCTCGAACCGGTCGAGATCGAGATCCCGCGCGGCATGCTGAACCCGGAGTTCCCGGCTGACCCGAGGCGCTGCCCGGCGGTCGTCGGCGGCAACGTGGAGACGAGCCAGCGGGTCGTCGACACGCTGATCAAGGCGCTTGGACTCTGCGCCTGCGGGCAGGGCACGATGAACAACACCCTGTTCGGCGACGCCACCTTCGGCTACTACGAAACGGTCGGCGGCGGGGCCGGGGCCGGGCCGGGGTTCCGGGGGGCGAGCGGCGTCCACACTCACATGACGAACACCCGCATCACCGACCCCGAAGTGCTTGAGCATCGGTATCCGGTCCGCCTCGAGAGGTTCGGCCTGCGTCACGGCTCAGGTGGAGCGGGCCGGTTTCAGGGCGGCGACGGCCTGCGCCGTGAGTTGCGGTTCCTCACCCCCCAGAAGGTATCCGTGCTCGGCCAGCACCGGGTGGAGCGTCCCTACGGCGTCGACGGCGGGGAGAGCGGCAGTACCGGCCGCGCTCGTATCCTGCGTTCCGCGGGGGGCGTCCAGGAACTCGCCTCGGTCGACCAGGCCGACGTGATGCCCGGGGATCTCCTGGTGCTGGAGACGCCGGGCGGCGGCGGTTGGGGCGCCAGGCGCCCCTGATTCGACGTGGCCGGACGCGACGTGGACGGATAGAATGCGCGCCCGCCCGGGAAGTCGGGGCGAACCTTGCCAGCCAGCACCCAACAGGAGCCGAGTCGATGAGCCAGCAACAGGTTCAGGTCAGTGAAGAGAAGGCGCGCGCGGTCGCCGAGGAATCCCGCCAGAAGGAGTGGAAGAACCCTTCCTTCATGAAGGAGCTCTTCCTGGGCAACTTCCGCTTCGACCTGATCAGCCCGTATCCCTCCCGCGACGAGTGGCGGCCGGAGTTCGAGTCGTTCTACTCGGCCCTCACGGACTTTCTGCGTGACGAGGTCGATCCGGTCGAGATCGACGTGTCTGAGGACTACCCCGACCACGTGATCGACGGTCTCGCCCGGCTCGGCGCCTTCGGCATGAAGATTCCGACGGAGTACGGCGGTCTCGGCTTCGACCAGGTCGAGTACGCCCAGGTGATGGAGCTGATCGGTTCGTTCGACGGCAACCTGACCGCGTTGCTCTCGGCTCACCAGTCGATCGGCGTGCCGCAGCCGGTCAACCTGTTCGGTACCGAGGAGCTGAAACGGAAGTACCTGCCGCGCTGCGCTTCGGGCGAGATCTCCGCTTTCGCCCTGACCGAGCCGGAGGTCGGCTCCGATCCGGCCAGGCTGTCGACATCGGCCGTCCTCGACGGCGATTTCTACGTGCTCAACGGCACGAAGCTCTGGTGCACGAACGGCACCAAGGCGAAGCTGCTGGTCGTCATGGCGATGGACCCGGTGACCGAGAAGATCAGTTCGTTCGTCGTCGAGACGGAGTGGGAGGGCGTCGAGGTCGAGCGCCGTTGCCACTTCATGGGGCTCAACGCCCTGGCCAACGGCGTCATCACCTTCGACAACGTGAAGGTGCCGAAGGAGAACCTGATCGGCAAGGAAGGCAGAGGGCTCAAGATCGCTCTCACGACGCTGAACGACGGCCGGCTGTCGATTCCGAACAGTTCGGTCGGTGCCGCCAAGTACTGCCTCAAGGCGGTGCGCGAGTTCGGCAGCAGCCGGATCCAGTGGGGCGTGCCGATCGGCAAGCACGAGGCGATCGCCCAGAAGATTTCGGACATCGCGGCCTACGGCTTCGCGATGGAGGCGATCGTCAAGCTGGCCAGCCACATGTCGAACGACAAGCGGCTCGACCTGCGCCTGGAGAGTGCCGCCTGCAAGGAGTGGAACACCTGGCGCGGCTGGCAGATCATCGACGAGACGATGCAGGTCCGGGGCGGCCGCGGCTACGAGACGGAATCGTCCCTGCGCGACCGCGGCGAAGACCCGGTCGGCATCGAGCGGATGATGCGGGACTTCCGGATCAACCGCATCTTCGAGGGTTCCAGCGAGATCATGCACCTGATTATGGCCCGCGAAGCGGTGGACAAGCACCTGCAGGTGGCGGGCACGCTGATCGACCGGCGAGCCGGCACGGGCGCCAAGCTCCTGGCCTTGCCGAAGATTGGCCTGTTCTACGCCTGGTGGTATCCGACCCGCTGGCTGGCCTGGAGCCGCTGGCCCCGCTACGCTGGCTACGGAAAGTACGGCAAGCACCTCCGCTTCATCGACCGGGCGGCGCGCAAGCTCGCGCGTGAGAGCTTCCACGGGATGCTGGTCTACCGGGAGAAGATGGAGCGTCGGCAAATGTTCCTGTTCCGGCTCGTCGATGTCGTCAACGAACTGTTCGCGATGGCCGCCTCGGTCTCGCGTGCCCATTCCGAGGAGCATGCCGGCACCGTCGATGCCGCTCACTCCGCGGCGCTCTGCGACCTCTTCTGCCGCATGTCGCGGCGACGGGTCAATCAGCTCTTCCGCGAGCTGTGGCACAACGAGGACGACCTGAAGTACCGCACCGCGCAGGACGTGATGGGAGGCCGGCACATCGGCCGCGAGAAGCTCCTGGACGACCTCGATCGTTCGGGCCGGGCACCGCGCCAGGCAGCGGCTGCCGCTTCCTAGGGAACCGTGGCGACCCCCGCGAGGAGGGTGGAGGCCGGCCCGCCGGCCGACGCGGCCGGACACCGTGTCGGTCTGGTGAGTCTCGGCTGCGCGAAGAACCACGTCGACAGCGAGGTGATGCTCGGCGTGCTCGACGGCCAGGGTTTCGAACTGGTCGCGGATCTGGACCGCGCCGACACGGTCATCGTGAATACCTGCGGCTTCATCGACGAGGCTCGGGAAGAGTCGATCGACGCCATCCTCGACGCCACCGCCCGCAAGGCGGATGCCGGCGAATCGGTGCGGCAGGTGCTGGTCGCGGGCTGCATGGCCAACCGCTATGGCCGGGAACTTGCGACGGAGATCCCGGAGATCGATGGTTTCGTCGATCTCGATTCGCTGCGGCAGGTCGGCGCGCTGGTGCAGCTCGGCGGCAGCCCGGCGGCCGAGCCGGCGGCATCCCACCTGGTGTTCGACCACCGCGACTCCCGGCTGTTGACCACCGGCGGCTATGCGTACCTGAAAGTCGCCGAGGGCTGCAACAACCCGTGCACCTTCTGCGCGATTCCCGTCTGGCGAGGCCGCCTGCGCAGCCGACCGGTCGAGAGTCTGATCCTCGAGGCGCGGGACCTGGTCGAGCGGGGCGCTCGCGAGCTCGTCCTGGTGGCTCAGGACACGACACGCTACGGCGAGGACCTGGGCTACGGCCGGAACGGTCTCCTGCGCCTGGTGGAGGCTCTGCTCGCGGAGACGGAAGCGGACTGGATCCGGTTCCTCTACGCCTATCCGACCACCCTGGACGAGTCCCTGCTGCAGCTCATGGCGAGCGAGCCACGGCTGGCGTCCTACCTCGACATGCCGCTGCAGCACAGCGACCGGGAGGTACTGCGGGCAATGCGCCGGGGTGGATCGGCCGACCGCTACCGGCGAATCTTCGAGCGAGCGCGTGAACTCGACCCGGAGATGAGCCTGCGGACGACCTTCATTGTCGGTTTTCCCGGCGAGGACGAAGCCGCTTTCGAACGCCTGCTCGAGTTCGTCTCCGAGGTTCGCTTCGACCACCTGGGCGCGTTTGTCTACAGTCCCGAAAGCGACACGCCGTCGGCGTCACTGCCGGGGCAGGTGCCGCGCCGGATCGCGGAGGAACGCAGGGGGCGCCTCCTCGAGTTACAGCGGCAGATCGCGCTGGAACGGCGCGGGCGTCTGGTCGGCAGGACGCTGCCGATGCTGATCGAGGGGCCGTGCGAAGAAACCGAGCACCTGCTCCAGGCGCGGCACCAGGGTTTGGCGCCGGAGGTCGACGGTCGCGTCCTGGTCAACGACGCGGCTGGAGAGGGTCCGCTGCCTCTCGCGCTCCTGGCCGGCCGGATCGTCGATGTGGAGATCACTGACGCCTTCGCCGACGACTCCGTCGGTCGCATCGTGGGCTTCGACGCGGCCGCTTCAACGGCCGGGTCAGCGACTGCCGAGGCAGGCTCCTGATGCAGGCCATCCGCGACGCCATCGCTTCGACCGAACTGCCGCGCGGGGTCATCGCGACGATCGGCAACTACGACGGCATCCACATCGGGCAGCAGAGCGTGCTCGAGATGGTCACGGGCCGGGCGCGCGAACTCGGGGCGCCCTCGGCGGTCATCACGTTCGATCCCCATCCGCTGAGCGTCGTCCGTCCGGACGACGCGCCGCCCCGGCTCGTGACGCAGGCACAGAAAGAGGAACTGCTGCGGGAAGCTGGCCTGGACTACGTGCTGACGATCAGCTTCACTCACGAGTTCTCGAACACCCGGGCACGGACGTTCGTCCGGGATTTCCTGCACGGAAGGCTGTCGGTCGCCGAGCTCTACGTCGGCTCCCACTTCACGTTCGGACGCAGGCGGGAAGGCGATACCACGCTGCTCAAGGAGATGGGCGCGTCCCTGGGCTTCGCGGCGGTGGAGATCGACGAGGTTCGAACCGACGGTGAGCGGGTTTCCAGCAGCCGCATTCGGAGTCTCGTCCTGGACGGCCGGATCGAGGAGGCGAACATCCTGCTCGGCCGCCCGTACGCGATGATGGGCACGATCGCCCAGGGCGACCGCATGGGTCAGCGGCTCGGCTGGCCGACGATCAACCTGGCGCCGAAGAACGAGCTCTACCCCAACAACGGCGTCTATGTGACCAAGGTCTACTTTCCCAGCTTCGAGGCGACCTTCCGGTCGGTCACGAACATCGGCACGCGGCCCACCGTTTACGAGAACTACAGGCGGGTGATCGAGAGCCACATTCTTGACTTCTCGAGCGACGTGTACGGCGAGCGGGTGCACCTTTCGTTTTGCCGCCACCTTCGGGAGGAGAAGCTCTTTTCGTCGATGATGGACCTTTCCGC
Protein-coding regions in this window:
- a CDS encoding acyl-CoA dehydrogenase family protein, translated to MSQQQVQVSEEKARAVAEESRQKEWKNPSFMKELFLGNFRFDLISPYPSRDEWRPEFESFYSALTDFLRDEVDPVEIDVSEDYPDHVIDGLARLGAFGMKIPTEYGGLGFDQVEYAQVMELIGSFDGNLTALLSAHQSIGVPQPVNLFGTEELKRKYLPRCASGEISAFALTEPEVGSDPARLSTSAVLDGDFYVLNGTKLWCTNGTKAKLLVVMAMDPVTEKISSFVVETEWEGVEVERRCHFMGLNALANGVITFDNVKVPKENLIGKEGRGLKIALTTLNDGRLSIPNSSVGAAKYCLKAVREFGSSRIQWGVPIGKHEAIAQKISDIAAYGFAMEAIVKLASHMSNDKRLDLRLESAACKEWNTWRGWQIIDETMQVRGGRGYETESSLRDRGEDPVGIERMMRDFRINRIFEGSSEIMHLIMAREAVDKHLQVAGTLIDRRAGTGAKLLALPKIGLFYAWWYPTRWLAWSRWPRYAGYGKYGKHLRFIDRAARKLARESFHGMLVYREKMERRQMFLFRLVDVVNELFAMAASVSRAHSEEHAGTVDAAHSAALCDLFCRMSRRRVNQLFRELWHNEDDLKYRTAQDVMGGRHIGREKLLDDLDRSGRAPRQAAAAAS
- the rimO gene encoding 30S ribosomal protein S12 methylthiotransferase RimO — protein: MATPARRVEAGPPADAAGHRVGLVSLGCAKNHVDSEVMLGVLDGQGFELVADLDRADTVIVNTCGFIDEAREESIDAILDATARKADAGESVRQVLVAGCMANRYGRELATEIPEIDGFVDLDSLRQVGALVQLGGSPAAEPAASHLVFDHRDSRLLTTGGYAYLKVAEGCNNPCTFCAIPVWRGRLRSRPVESLILEARDLVERGARELVLVAQDTTRYGEDLGYGRNGLLRLVEALLAETEADWIRFLYAYPTTLDESLLQLMASEPRLASYLDMPLQHSDREVLRAMRRGGSADRYRRIFERARELDPEMSLRTTFIVGFPGEDEAAFERLLEFVSEVRFDHLGAFVYSPESDTPSASLPGQVPRRIAEERRGRLLELQRQIALERRGRLVGRTLPMLIEGPCEETEHLLQARHQGLAPEVDGRVLVNDAAGEGPLPLALLAGRIVDVEITDAFADDSVGRIVGFDAAASTAGSATAEAGS
- a CDS encoding bifunctional riboflavin kinase/FAD synthetase, with translation MQAIRDAIASTELPRGVIATIGNYDGIHIGQQSVLEMVTGRARELGAPSAVITFDPHPLSVVRPDDAPPRLVTQAQKEELLREAGLDYVLTISFTHEFSNTRARTFVRDFLHGRLSVAELYVGSHFTFGRRREGDTTLLKEMGASLGFAAVEIDEVRTDGERVSSSRIRSLVLDGRIEEANILLGRPYAMMGTIAQGDRMGQRLGWPTINLAPKNELYPNNGVYVTKVYFPSFEATFRSVTNIGTRPTVYENYRRVIESHILDFSSDVYGERVHLSFCRHLREEKLFSSMMDLSAQIGRDVDAAREYFRRTES